In Enoplosus armatus isolate fEnoArm2 chromosome 12, fEnoArm2.hap1, whole genome shotgun sequence, the DNA window AATCTGAGGAGACATCTCTGTGTTGTTCTATTTTAAGTTTAACAACTTTCCTTATGAATCTTACAGAAGGCTCACTCATCTGTCCTTGAAAGAAGTCCCCACTCACGCCTTCAAGGAGCTGATCAACATTACAATCATGTAAGatctttgtttcttcttgttgtttgtcttgGGTTGGGTGAAGAAATATAGCCTGTAAGTGACTTAATGTGGCATTAAAGCTGGGTTTAACTTAGACACTTTAGCCTTAATAGAGCATACAAGTGCTGACTATTCAAACttgagaaaaaaagttttaaaatgatcagataaattgtgcattttacCTAATAAATGCAATTAAATGTCTTGAAATATGAcagaatttgaatttgacagAATTTGACAGAATTTGGACATAAAACATAACCTGAAATACATTTGACTGACCctaaataaacatttacagtaatatcATTAGTGATACATATAATGTGCATGTTGCAAACAAATACACTCTGAGGGATTGTTATGTattggacaaaagaaaaaaaaaaaacttttctctATAAGCCTCTGTGGGTCCTTGGCAAATTAACCTCCAAATACAGTTAAAATATACTTTCCCTGTAGCACCACCTATTGGTCTATGTGTAATTTggattagaaaataaaactaaactactgtgaataaaatgtataaagtgtTGAATCAGACAATTTATCCAAATATATGGGAGCATATTGTAGCAGCAGTAAGAAATAGAGAAGTCTTCACAACAGAAGTCTGGACATGGGTacaatttcatattttaaagtatgaaacaaaacactgaagtaGTATAGTATGCTGTGTTACAAATATTGTAGTGTCTTGTTAAACTGTTAGACACATAATATCTCTCTGTAACAATGACAACGACATAATCTTTAGAATTCAGGCTTACAAATAAGAATGAAGTATGTATAAACTGTATAATATTTActcattttgatatttgaaacacaagtttggaaaaaaaaagaaaatttttTTCTAGTTATTCCATTAATAATCAACAAAAAGGTGAAGAGTGAATTTGCCTTTTGTATATTAAACATGATCGATTTAAAAAGAGCAACATGTATCCCTGAAAACTGTAAATTGTCTAACGATAGAAATGCGAGCCCAGAAAGATCAACACCTCAATGCAATCAGCAGTTCCTCGGCTCAAATGGCTATCTGGATGGCTCATTTCAGCAAAATCCAATTacagctgacagacaggtgacaacATAACCTCTTCTCATCTTAATTGCTGATTAATTCGGTCTCATCTTTATCGTGTTTACGGCCACTAAATACTCAATCCTAAAGCCATAACATTAGCCTGACTTGTTTCACTGAATGGGTTCCAGCATTTGATTAATATACCGTTTGATGAGCAGATAACATTTGTTAGCCTGTGATGAAATCTTTTTCAAATCAAGCTGGGTTGTGTCTCATTAGTCTCAGATACTTACAGCACGTACTTACACTGCAATAGGTTCAAATGTCCAAATTTTGTCTCAAAATAGTTTGAAGTGATGAAATAAGTTCAAGTTGAAATGCGGTTACTGTCCTTCATCTTTCCAGCAAGTTAGCCAATAAAACCTGTGTCAAGGTAGAGTGACATGAGCTCTGCGTGTCACTGATGACGCAAACTGGAAATCACAGCGCAGCTTCATCTCGATAATCATgtgaaaaaaagcttttcatgaGCTGCAAGTGGTAATTATGACACTATACATAATGCAATCAGAGGAGGgggtaaaagaaacaaaatgtaagcAGTACAGATGGAGTCGTTTAATCGTTTCTTTGTTTGAAATGGAAGCAGAGCGACGTTAACCTGAGAAGAGTGTCTGCTGATTACAGCAGAGTGGGAGTCTTAAAATGATGATTAcaaaaagaagatggagagcGGCTCAGAAGAAGAAGCCAGCCTCCATCAGAAAACAAAGTACTCAAGGGCAAATCAAGAAGTCTTGTTGactttgtttgtctctgaagGTCTTTGTTTAGTCCTCCTTTTTAAACATCTTCACTTAGTCTTCCTGGCCCAGATGCATCCATGATGTATGTTTGGAGCTTTTCCAAACATGAGgtgaagcatgtgtgtgtgtgtgtgtgtgtgtgtgtgtgtgtgtgtgtagtgcccTAGAAGTatgaattgttgttgttggcattTTCATATTTCCCTCATGGTTTGTATCCCAATATCAATCAACTCTGTCCTATTTCtaaaagaagtgaaaagaaagtaaggaaagaaaaagtcgCTCTTCTTATTTGTTGCACTAAAATTTCATATTTGCCAGCTTGATCTGAGAGGTTTCAGGAGGAATTTGTTTACAGGCTCTTGTTAATCTGTTGACTGATGTGGAGCCATTTCTTTGTGCCGCAGTGAGATTTCCCAGAGCGACTGCATCACGCAGATACAGAGACATGCCTTCCTTTCCCTCCACAGCCTGGCGCAAATGTAAGTGACACCTTACCTTCCGCTGCACGTCAGATTCAAACTGCACGATGAAAGCAATTATTCATTTGaacagctggtgtgtgttttgcatttcatttaagTTTCACAGGATTAGTCTCTCAATTACAAAGCAGCACGTTTAATCCTTGACTTTCAGAGCGGCTGATGTGTGGATgggctttgctgtgtttgtctgttgacAGCCGCTGACAACAATATTGTAATTACTGATacttttccttgtttttgttcccGCAGTTCAGTGCAGAATATCAACAGTCTGAGGGTTATTGAAAAAGGGGCCTTCACTGACCTGCCCAAGCTAGAATATCTGTAAGTCACCCTGTTTACATTGTCATTATTCACCTATTTAAACCTATTTCAATCCCTTTCTCTGCAGTCGAGCATTGTTCAAACTCACATGACTTTAAACTAAGTGGAGATCCTAAAGTTTCCAACAATGCCTGAGTtgacagttttggttttgagcgaaatgtctcaacaactattggatggattgtcattaAATGTAGTGGCCTGcatacattcatgttcccctcaacataactttgatgatcctttAACTCATTACGTGCTGTCATCAGATCCAAATTTTGGTTTACATTAACATCAGCTttattagcaaatattagcacgctaaaatgtgaaactaagatggtgaatagggcaaatgtttatttttctttctaatttcTTACACAATACAAGTGCATTGAAAAGCATAGCTGTATTGAtcacttttgttgtgatttggcattGGCATTGAATTGAATCACTTGTCTGTATGGGCTATTATTAGCACATCCCAATTTCGCTGTCATTTTATTATGGCAACTTCCCAATGTCACTTTGAAACCACTGTTAGTCTTGAACAGTTTGAGGCTGCAGATCTGCTCGTATTACCTCTATATTCTATACAAAAATATATCTTATATTTATCAAGCATTCACTGCTGCAAGTTAAATGTGAAGaaacaggtcaaaggtcacaggcaGACAGTGACATGATGTGGTAAACCACATTTATCCTGGAATATTTCCAGAACTGGCTCGTGAAATTTCTCTTACCAACGGAGACAATCTGCACACTGCGATATTTGCACTTTGAAGATTTGTTCTTATCTGCTTGTGATCATCTGccgctgctgcttcacaggaGCATTTCTAACACAGGAGTGATACACTTCCCAGACTTCACAACTATCTCTTCCTTGGTGCCAAATATTATCCTGTGAGTAATCGCATTTAAAAATAGTGTGTTTCTAAACTGGATTAGTGTCTTTCTGCATGTTGCAAAACTGCATGTTCTTCATGGTGTAACTGTAAGCGGAGCCCAAGTTGTTTATTCTGAAGTGCTTTACTTTTATCTATCAATGTCATGATGCCACCGGCCCTGCCGCAAATCCTCCAACTGGGTCACAGTTCATCTAACTGgtctttttttgtatgaatatatataattttgtcTAACTGATAATTTAGCCAAACAACCCGAGTGAATGTTATCTCCTCTGTGTACAGAGAAATGGCAGACAACATGAGGATCGACATTATTCCTGCCAATTCTTTCCAGGGTATCACAGAGGAGTATGTTGACATGTGAGTACAGGAGCCAAATTCTTTGTGTTACCTCATTATCGGAGCTAGGAGCAACAATTTGTCACCATTTGATAAgaatgtgttttgatgtgtctCAATATGCTTATGTAATTGGATGTTCAGTTCTCTGACCTTGGTGATAGCTGCTTTTGACAGCAAACTAAAATGTATAGCATTGTGTCCTTGACAGGAACCTGGTTAGAAACGGCTTCAAAGAAATCAGATCTCATGCATTCAATGGAACCAAGCTGAACACACTGTAAGCATTTAGATAATCCCAATTTTTCTCTCATACTAAGCTAACAACAACCtaacacttttttctttttctaatcaTAAAAACTGAGTGTACCAGTAAACAAACGTTATGTAAGACTAAACAAAGATTGGATGCCCCATTGTTTTCTTGCTCTGCCCCGTACTGCTGAATGTTGATGGGGACAAGATATGTGCAGACACCCTGCAGTCTAAAAATAATGCTCATCTTCCTCAGTGTCaagttgagaaaaaaagaaaagcagatgtAAAATGGTTTGGGGCATTGTTCGCCTTTAATGTGTCATCTTAAATTTTCTTTCATATTGCACGTTAACTGCAGAGCTACAGTTTGGACTGGAGGTCACTTgtgttacagttgtttttttttatgtcttttgtaGAATTTTGAGAGACAACAGGCATCTCAGTGACATTCAAGAGGACGCTTTTGAAGGAGCCACAGGTCCGAGTTTTCTGTAAGTGACAGTGATTCAAGttaataaaaccaataaaacaaagtaaacgAAGTAAATGTCATGACAATTTCCAGAAGTCAGCTTAAaaaatcagtggtggaaaaagtattcagatcctttatttaaagctgctataatcaatattttcatataaacgGTGGATCATGTGACTACGTAATGACAAACCCACCGATAATGATTACCTGAGTCTGCAGTTTCCTTCAGTTCTAAGCAGCTTTgaagcatctttcagctcattgttttggttttacaaccCGCAACTTTATTATTTTGGTTCACTCTGTTTTCAACGCtgtcattttcagccacagcagacagctgttttcagcgaaaagCTGATGTCAAGTGAGCAATTAGCTAATGAACATaggggagcatttagcagctatagagccatttattttatttttatttttttagcaattttttgcctttttagaTAACATGCAGTAGAGTGATGACAGGAAGTTAGCAgtattgtgttcatgtgtaaTCTTGTCGTGACGTATTTCATCaatgtggagctaatttgaagtactttatgTACTGTTGGGCATATTTTATAAAGTGAATATATGATTGAATGTAAAATCTCCATCTGTAAAGTAATTAtctctgtcaaataaatgtaatagtaaaaagtacaatttctCTGTGAAATGTAGTCAAGTAGAGAACTACAAAAAGAAATACGCGAATACTTGTGCCTGAAAATTGTACTGCTTTACtatgttactttccaccactgatgaaaatgaatcagcCCCTAAAAAGTTCATGTTGTCCATGATTAGAGGTTGAAATCCAAAAGCAGCGAATTTATGATAGTGGCAAATATGAGAGAGGACAATCATACAGTCACTATCTTCTGGTGTTTAAATCAATAGCACTGAGGCAGCCATATTTGAACTGGGTCAGTGAAGCAAGATTAATGTTGATAACaatgtttatcattttattgtatAAACATTAGGGCAGTGACAGCCTGTCTGTGTAAACAACCAACAAGGCAAGCAGGGCTGCTGAATACTGATTAGTGAGCAAATAGCCCCGTCTGCGGAGCATACGGCGTGCAAGGTCTCTGATTGCAAGCAACCCTGCACTGTAGATATGAAATTTCCTCTTATCTTGGTTATGAAATAGTGTTTGTGGTattcactgacacacaggaAATATCAATGGTCTTCCTCTTGCTTGTGCAGGGTCCAGTGGGGTTCCTCTGGGTATTTTTAGATGTGATGAATGTCAGGTTACAAGTCGTCCAATCAGATGAGGGAGCAAAGCAGATCCTGAATGTTATTATGCTTTGgataaaatgtattcagtcCTCAGTAAATGTCAGTAATTACAGCCTGTATTCTGTGATGAAGCATTTTTGTTGTGAATGAGCATCTCTTTAGAAAAACAGCGTGATTTACTCATAGGCttgatgaatatgaaaacacagtaaattaGAGCTCAATTAACACCTGTGGGAGTTTCAGCAGATTTGCCTGAAACAGCTTTTCTTACCACCATTAACAGAACACCAAATGATGGCTCTTCTTGTGGGAAAGACTGGCTTTGTAACCCCCAACTAAATTTAAATCACATGTGAAATCCCAGACAAGATAGACCAATGTTGTTCTAGTGGCCttgaaaactgtattttattggTAGTTATTTCACTGATCTTCACTGAAATATATGTCTACGTTCTCTGCGTGTGTGATTCAGGGATGTTTCCTCCACAGCTCTGAGTTCCCTCACACATAAAGGGTTGAGGCAGGTGAGGTTTCTGAAAGCCAGCTCTGCCTTTGCTCTGAAGACCCTCCCTCCACTGGAGAGCCTGGCCGAGCTGCTGGAGGCTGAGCTCACGTACCCCAGCCACTGCTGTGCCTTCCACACATGGCGTCGGAAACAAAGGTAACTGACAATTGCTGCCAGAGATGCAACAAATCCATTCCCATCTGCATAACGAACAAAAGCTCTGTCACATGAATACAGATCATCAGCAGCTTGGTAATTAGCAGTTGAGtttattgacattttgtgttgtctaatctttcccttcttttttttttaattcaaaaggGAAAGTGCCTTAAAGAACTTCACAAAGTTGTGCGATCTCCGCGAAACTGAAATGTAAGTTACTTCACTGCCCACttagggactgtacaaaaattgtgaattttattttttgttacttacttttgttttttaaagtaagACCATCTCTGGACCCTCCCCTTAACTTAATTGATGCAACTAATTTTGGCACTAACAACAAAGTGCACAAAGAGTCTGAGATGGTCTACTCTAATTTACACTCACATAGCTCCCAAATCAAATTAGCAATTGGCAAAATCatggacaaaaataacaaaatgatgCGCCCTGTTTACTAAATATTCCAGCCAGCCTTTCATTTTGAACCAAgagctgtcactgtcactttatatgacacatttagttttatttgtagttaaaaataacaaactctCTGGAGATGTTCTGTTTCTCAAAACAGATCAGACATATTGATCCTGTTAGCTTCTAGATGATtttgatgagaaaaataaaCCCCTAATACAGAGACACAATCGCTGTCCTCATATAACCTGTGGTGCAAACAAACTCCATCTTTTTGATGTAAATATTTGATCTTTTTAAATACAATCTAACTCAGCAAAGGATCATTTTCATACTGTCCCTTGCACAGTTAgcttgtgatttggcactacATCTATTGGGATTTTTAAAGTAATCTTCAAAACTTCTGTGTATTCTTCAGAGAGCCCACTGCAGATGGCGTGAATCTTATTGATGACATCAACTTTCAGTATCCAGATCTGGAGTTTGATTGTCTCAACAACCCCTTCGTCAAGTGCACACCAAAGCCAGACGCTTTTAACCCCTGTGAGGACCTGCTGGGCTTTCCTCTCCTGCGCTGTCTCACCTGGATCATTACGATTTTCGCTGTGACTGGTAACCTGGCTGTTCTGGTTATCCTGCtaattagccaccataagctaaccatctccagATTCCTCATGTGTAACCTGGCCTTCGCCGACCTGTGCATGGGGCTCTACCTGATGCTCATTGCCTTCATGGACTACTACTCCCGTCACGAGTACTACAACCACGCCACGGACTGGCAGACGGGGCACGGCTGTGCCATAGCAGGGTTTTTGACAGTGTTTGCCAGCGAGCTGTCAGTATACACACTGACGGTGATCAGCCTCGAGCGCTGGCACACCATCACCAATGCCATGCATGTCAACAAGAGGCTGCGGATGCACCATGTGACAGCCATGATGGTAGCAGGCTGGGGCTTCTCTCTGCTGGTGGCCCTGCTCCCTCTTGTGGGGGTCAGCAGTTACAGTAAAGTGAGCATCTGTCTGCCCATGGACATCGACACGGTGGGCTCTCAGGTTTACGTGGTGGCTGTACTCGTTTTCAACGTTGCCGCTTTCCTGGTGGTCTGTTACTGTTACATATGCATATATCTGAGCGTTCACAACCCAGAACACTCCACCCGTCATGGAGACACCAAGATCGCCAAACGCATGGCTGTGCTCATTTTCACTGACTTTTTGTGCATGGCGCCCATCTCCTTCTTCGCCATCTCGGCCGCCCTGCGCATGCCCCTCATAACTGTGTCCCACTCAAAGATCCTGCTCATCCTTTTTTATCCCATCAACTCCCTCTGCAACCCTTTCTTGTACACCCTCTTCACGCGGGCTTTCAGGAGGGACGTGTGCATGCTGCTGAGTCGCTgcggctgctgttgctgccatGCCAGCACTGACTTCTACAGGTCACAGACTCTGGCTTCACACCTCAACTCTACCCAAAAAATGTCCACCAGAAAACCTCACTCACTTAGTTTCTATGCCTACCACATTAAGATGAAGGGTTGCTTTCTAAACAAGGAAGCCACATGACCATCAATAAAGAGAATTTTATTATGAACTTAAAGGCAGCATCTGCTGTCTAGCTAAACTTTTAGCATTTCTTCAAAACTTGGAAAAGGTCAGGGTGAAGAGACTGTCAGTCTTGAGTCTTGTTCATGGCAGGTGTCAGACTAGATTTGATCTAGGTTAGTTTACAAAATGAGAATTTCATCAGTCAGGACCAAGAGACCTCAAATCGAAAACAACAGGTACTGCAGCCTCCATTTCTGTGCATGTGATGTGGTACAAAGAGGCAGATGGATGGAGCAGGAACAAACAGGGAAGTTTATTTGCAAAGCTATCCTGAAGCCTTGATGGTCATTTGTTATTAAGACCAGGATATATAAAACAGCACTACAACCAGATGTTGTGAGACATTCGGTTCTATTGAAGATCAATAAGtagaaattatttattattaagatGTTGAGTTTGAATACAATGAAGTAAGTGTGATCAAATGGAAGTCTTTGTTTTAGCTCATCACAGATGAGTTTTAGTGCCACCTATTGGGTCGTTGTACTAAGAAGACATTTGGACTGGGAGACTTGAAGACTGCAGACATGCCAGAGCAGCCGCAGGGAGTTAAAGCTGCAGCCTGGTCTACCAGAAGTATTACTGCTGCTCAAAATGTACTGGATTTTCACaataagacattttaataaaagaaaaagtgtggTCAATTACCCATGCTAACCATgtctttccatttattttcccATATTACAACAGCTGTTGAGACTTACATACCAGAATATAGACTCCCACGCCAAACctccatttttatatttactttcagtgaaaatatttgagtATGTTAACTGTGTTCATTAACTAGGCTGTTGAGTGAAACATGTCCCAAAACACTACTCAGCACCATCTTAGAAACCAATgtagcttttatttttgtcctttcCATCATCACTGCTGACTTGTCCTGCATAAATGCGTTTTCCAGAGATAAGCTTGTATTTACTGTGGTTCACTTCATTAATCTAATCTCTTTCTGAATCTGTGCATATGATAAATATGCTCGACAGATTTGCataatttgtgtgtgtcctctaaGATCAATGTGGCCATGCTCAACGCATAACTGTGCAAAGTGATTTACATAACCTAGTAAACAGGAGATCTGCTCTTGCCACTGACTCAGCTGCATACTGTTTTCCAATTCAATAcaagaaaacaatcaatttCATATCCTGTTAATAATCTTCCATCCCCTCAGATTGAACTTTGTGGGCGTCCTGACTcccagattgggaaccactgctatAAAAGTATACTATGTGCTAATGTGCACACTACACTATTTTGGATGCAATATTTGAAGCTGGTATGCACGAAAGGAAATACCAAAAAATGTCACTAAAACTGTGACAAAACTATCAAAGCTTGACATCAATagcaaaatcattttttcacagatttttgttttgttccagttGTGAGTGTTACTTTAATGTGTATCCAAACCACAGTCAGAAAATGTGCAATTTTAGTGTCCATGCTGGCTTCtataaattcatttttcatgttccAGTGAATTCGTATACAGTAGGCCACTGGGACCTGTTTGGTTTCAATAGTGTCcattataaaacattaatatgACAACAAGGCAACACTGGCTTTGTACGGGGttgcacagaaagaaaagggtTTATTGAATGCAGCACAACAGTGCAGTTCAGTGTGCTTGAAGAATGATTAAAGGAAAGACATTACAATGTTTGAAAATCAAAGAACACATTAGGTACCTTCAAAGCAACATGATCataacagaagaaaacacactcCAGGTCCAATAATGTTTTACACCACTAATAAAGTAAATTATTCTCAGCAAAATATTACACAACATAAATTCATGCTGTTTGCCTCAGTAGATTGGATTCACAAGTAACGCTGTAAGTAATTGGTTGTAACATCGTACATGCCTTTCAGTATTGCTCTGATAATTATATAAtgatagaaaacaaaagtaTCAGAGATTTGCACAGTGGTGTTTTAACTGCCTGCTCCGCGAGCCAAATTACACCACCAACAGGTCTAAACTCACCGattgtttttgccttttaaatCAGTTTCATCCTCTTGCAACATGATTATCTGATGTGTGCAAGAGAACTAAGGCTCATTACCACTCAGCTTCCCCAACAGCTTTAGAGAACACGTAGTCCCTGCCTCCGTAACACATCACTCCATCTTTCAAATGAAACTTCCAGCGATTCTTACTGCGGTGAATCT includes these proteins:
- the LOC139294328 gene encoding lutropin-choriogonadotropic hormone receptor-like; amino-acid sequence: MAPWAVWLLVSLSGVLPVRSCWAYTCPAICRCGADTFQCSRDTQLASRARATSVPRLRLTHLSLKEVPTHAFKELINITIIEISQSDCITQIQRHAFLSLHSLAQISVQNINSLRVIEKGAFTDLPKLEYLSISNTGVIHFPDFTTISSLVPNIILEMADNMRIDIIPANSFQGITEEYVDMNLVRNGFKEIRSHAFNGTKLNTLILRDNRHLSDIQEDAFEGATGPSFLDVSSTALSSLTHKGLRQVRFLKASSAFALKTLPPLESLAELLEAELTYPSHCCAFHTWRRKQRESALKNFTKLCDLRETEIEPTADGVNLIDDINFQYPDLEFDCLNNPFVKCTPKPDAFNPCEDLLGFPLLRCLTWIITIFAVTGNLAVLVILLISHHKLTISRFLMCNLAFADLCMGLYLMLIAFMDYYSRHEYYNHATDWQTGHGCAIAGFLTVFASELSVYTLTVISLERWHTITNAMHVNKRLRMHHVTAMMVAGWGFSLLVALLPLVGVSSYSKVSICLPMDIDTVGSQVYVVAVLVFNVAAFLVVCYCYICIYLSVHNPEHSTRHGDTKIAKRMAVLIFTDFLCMAPISFFAISAALRMPLITVSHSKILLILFYPINSLCNPFLYTLFTRAFRRDVCMLLSRCGCCCCHASTDFYRSQTLASHLNSTQKMSTRKPHSLSFYAYHIKMKGCFLNKEAT